The Christiangramia flava JLT2011 genome has a segment encoding these proteins:
- a CDS encoding bifunctional metallophosphatase/5'-nucleotidase encodes MSGLKLSVLLVISCILLAGCKSAKNIVGTNSNNIDKVKKVSVLHTNDMHGSYMPFTTTLDNATAQTGDSIDNLMRFEKEGKIGGMAWMATAIKSIRKEKGNDHIILLDGGDTFSDDQLGNLTKGEAMILMMNKLNYDLMVLGNHDFDYSLERTRELETMANFPMRAANIIDQETGSPIFQDPYIILERGDLKIGLLPIGYRNTPLTGNSKNIKGLKFIKGIEAVDKYLPELKTKADIIVLLSHEGMAVDKIIAEKINGIDLIIGAHSHDVIEPPIKINQTYVVQALSDAAVLGETEMIITNKKLSGIKTRYHYLWHDTYTADEEQQKLVKELRKPFVSQLEEKITQTDTIIGRQYKSESPFDKVVTTLMKDNFKTDAAFLPGVGYGISLKGTITSEDIYKLLPHPAKIVTLEMTGDQIRKTLEQTATNLKPENKLDIVGGLIQSSGIHYHVDLSRPIGKRISDIKINNESLVDSKLYKIATHSGMLNGIHNYAEFSKGTNIEKTDIILTEFILEKLRKVAELDFPENMGEITVTK; translated from the coding sequence ATGTCAGGACTTAAATTATCAGTTTTGTTAGTGATTTCTTGTATCCTTTTGGCGGGATGTAAATCTGCTAAGAATATTGTGGGAACAAATTCAAATAATATAGATAAGGTTAAAAAAGTTTCGGTTTTACATACCAATGATATGCATGGTTCCTATATGCCTTTCACCACCACTTTAGATAATGCCACCGCTCAAACCGGCGATTCTATTGATAATCTAATGAGATTTGAAAAAGAGGGAAAAATAGGTGGAATGGCCTGGATGGCAACGGCTATAAAATCAATTAGAAAAGAGAAAGGGAATGACCATATAATTCTGCTTGATGGCGGAGATACTTTTAGTGATGACCAGTTAGGGAATTTAACGAAAGGTGAAGCGATGATTCTGATGATGAATAAACTAAATTATGATTTGATGGTGCTGGGAAATCATGATTTTGATTATAGCCTGGAGAGGACTCGTGAACTGGAGACAATGGCTAATTTTCCGATGCGTGCAGCCAACATAATAGATCAGGAAACCGGAAGCCCAATCTTTCAAGATCCTTATATCATATTGGAAAGAGGTGATTTAAAAATTGGTTTGCTGCCAATTGGGTATAGGAATACTCCTCTAACAGGAAATTCTAAAAATATCAAAGGCTTAAAATTTATTAAGGGGATAGAAGCAGTTGACAAATATCTTCCTGAATTGAAAACCAAAGCCGATATTATTGTTTTGCTTTCCCACGAAGGTATGGCGGTAGATAAAATAATAGCTGAAAAAATAAATGGGATTGATCTAATTATTGGCGCCCATAGCCATGATGTTATAGAACCACCAATTAAAATCAACCAGACCTACGTAGTGCAGGCTTTGTCTGATGCTGCAGTATTAGGTGAAACTGAAATGATAATTACAAATAAAAAATTGTCTGGCATCAAAACGCGATATCACTATTTATGGCATGATACCTATACAGCAGATGAGGAACAGCAGAAATTAGTGAAAGAGCTTCGTAAGCCATTTGTGTCCCAACTAGAAGAAAAAATTACACAAACCGATACAATTATTGGAAGACAATATAAATCTGAAAGCCCTTTTGATAAAGTAGTGACCACGTTGATGAAGGACAATTTCAAAACTGATGCCGCATTTCTTCCCGGTGTGGGATATGGGATTTCCTTAAAGGGAACTATTACCAGTGAGGATATATACAAGTTACTCCCTCATCCTGCAAAAATTGTGACCCTGGAAATGACGGGAGATCAGATAAGAAAAACATTAGAGCAAACGGCTACAAATTTAAAGCCTGAAAATAAATTGGATATTGTGGGAGGTCTTATTCAGTCATCGGGCATTCATTATCATGTAGATCTTTCCAGGCCTATTGGAAAACGGATATCAGATATAAAAATTAACAATGAGTCTTTAGTAGATAGCAAGCTATATAAAATTGCCACACATTCAGGTATGCTAAACGGGATTCATAATTATGCAGAATTTTCAAAAGGCACTAATATTGAAAAGACAGATATAATTCTAACTGAATTTATATTAGAGAAATTAAGAAAAGTAGCTGAGCTTGATTTTCCTGAAAATATGGGAGAGATTACCGTTACCAAATAA
- a CDS encoding DUF6691 family protein: MRYITYVLIGFFFGIIMYKSEAASWFRIYEMFEFGAFHMYGIIGSALIIGVLGVQYIKRNNIKAMGGQEMQLKPKDKSIARYLIGGIIFGLGWALAGACPGPMYVLAGAGYISILVVIAAALFGTFVYGLLRNKLPH; the protein is encoded by the coding sequence ATGAGATATATTACCTACGTTTTAATCGGATTCTTTTTTGGTATTATAATGTATAAATCTGAAGCAGCTTCCTGGTTCAGAATTTATGAAATGTTTGAATTTGGAGCGTTCCATATGTATGGAATAATTGGTTCGGCATTAATTATCGGTGTGCTGGGTGTTCAATATATAAAGAGAAATAATATAAAAGCGATGGGCGGGCAGGAGATGCAGTTAAAGCCAAAAGATAAAAGCATTGCCCGTTACTTAATTGGTGGGATCATTTTTGGATTGGGTTGGGCCCTTGCCGGTGCCTGCCCGGGTCCTATGTATGTGCTTGCAGGAGCTGGTTATATTTCGATACTGGTGGTGATCGCGGCTGCTTTATTCGGAACCTTTGTATATGGCCTGTTGCGAAATAAACTTCCTCATTAA
- a CDS encoding protein-disulfide reductase DsbD family protein: MRYIKFLMFLLSIFISSLSSYGQVMDPPNWEVSVDKEKLEPGDTIVISFQAEVPADWYLYSSDFDPELGPMLTEINFGENQSYEVIGDLIPVDPKEKYDELWGGKYTYFTGIAEFQQRIKIRSSVPKIEAVAIYQICSDVTGQCIPFETDLVWNSKKEDFLQNQSASIKDGNDLISSKELKSFKNEFKIEEKEEGGAFLLTFFLLSFGAGLAALLTPCVFPMIPMTVTYFTKSNISRANGISQALLYGFSIILIYTLIGTVFSLLFGADFANFLSTHWLPNLFFFAVFLLFALSFFGLFEIRLPNSFVNKIDAQSNKGGLLGIFFMAFTLVLVGFSCTGPIAGTILLQAANGETIKPLIGMLGFSLAFALPFTLFAIFPHWLKSLPKSGGWLNTVKVVLGFVELALALKFLSIVDQVYHWEFLDRDIYLALWIVIFAFLGFYLLGKIQFPHEKKTESASVYRVISAILIFSFVVYLIPGLFGAPLKPLAGYLPPMSSQNFNMNTSTLVSENEVDSNITNCGTPKYNDLLELPHNIQGYFDYDQALECAQKQNKPIFIDFTGHGCVNCREMEATVWSDPRVLKRLKNDYVVVALYVDEKTELPESEWYVSAHDQKVKKTIGKQNLDFMIQKLNANAQPYYTLVDTSGSLLSAPKGYDLNVENFIEFLDNGLKEFDARQEKNIASTGIIQNKED, encoded by the coding sequence ATGAGATATATTAAATTCTTAATGTTCTTGCTGAGTATTTTCATCAGCTCCTTATCAAGTTATGGCCAGGTGATGGATCCACCGAATTGGGAGGTGTCTGTAGATAAAGAAAAACTAGAACCGGGAGATACGATCGTAATCAGTTTTCAGGCAGAGGTTCCTGCCGACTGGTATTTATATTCAAGCGACTTTGATCCCGAACTGGGACCGATGCTTACCGAGATTAATTTTGGTGAAAATCAATCTTATGAAGTTATTGGTGATCTCATCCCTGTTGACCCAAAAGAAAAATATGACGAATTATGGGGAGGTAAGTACACTTATTTTACGGGTATAGCTGAATTTCAACAGCGTATTAAGATTAGAAGCAGTGTACCCAAAATAGAAGCTGTAGCCATTTATCAAATATGTTCTGATGTTACAGGACAGTGTATCCCCTTTGAAACGGATTTGGTATGGAACAGCAAGAAAGAGGATTTTTTACAAAATCAGAGTGCCAGCATAAAAGATGGAAATGATCTTATATCCTCAAAAGAATTGAAATCTTTTAAGAATGAGTTTAAAATAGAAGAAAAGGAGGAAGGCGGAGCTTTCCTTCTTACCTTTTTTCTACTATCCTTTGGGGCCGGTCTGGCAGCTTTGTTAACACCTTGTGTTTTTCCTATGATTCCCATGACAGTAACCTATTTCACAAAATCTAACATCAGTCGGGCAAATGGAATAAGTCAGGCATTATTATATGGTTTTTCGATTATTCTGATTTATACGTTAATAGGAACAGTGTTTTCTTTATTGTTTGGTGCCGATTTCGCTAATTTTCTTAGTACACATTGGCTACCCAATCTTTTTTTCTTTGCAGTTTTTCTACTATTTGCACTATCCTTTTTTGGATTATTTGAGATCCGTCTGCCAAATTCATTTGTGAATAAAATAGATGCACAATCTAACAAAGGTGGTTTGTTAGGTATTTTTTTTATGGCTTTTACTTTAGTGCTGGTTGGTTTTAGTTGTACCGGGCCAATTGCAGGAACAATTTTATTGCAAGCGGCTAATGGGGAAACTATAAAACCCCTAATTGGGATGCTAGGGTTTTCGCTGGCATTTGCACTGCCTTTTACGCTGTTTGCAATATTTCCCCATTGGTTAAAATCATTACCCAAAAGTGGAGGCTGGCTCAATACGGTTAAGGTTGTTCTGGGGTTTGTGGAATTGGCATTAGCCCTGAAATTTTTGAGTATAGTGGACCAGGTTTATCACTGGGAATTTCTTGACCGCGATATTTATTTAGCTCTTTGGATTGTGATTTTTGCATTTCTTGGATTTTACCTGTTGGGTAAAATTCAATTTCCACATGAAAAGAAAACGGAAAGTGCTTCAGTATACAGAGTCATATCGGCTATATTAATATTTAGCTTTGTGGTCTATTTGATTCCGGGATTATTTGGTGCACCATTAAAACCATTAGCAGGATATTTACCACCTATGAGCAGCCAAAATTTTAACATGAATACTTCAACTCTGGTAAGTGAAAACGAAGTTGATAGTAATATTACAAATTGCGGAACTCCGAAATATAATGACCTTCTGGAATTACCTCACAATATCCAGGGATATTTTGATTATGATCAGGCATTGGAATGTGCGCAAAAGCAAAATAAACCCATTTTTATTGACTTTACAGGTCATGGCTGCGTTAATTGCCGTGAAATGGAAGCTACAGTCTGGAGTGATCCAAGGGTTTTGAAACGGCTGAAAAACGATTATGTGGTAGTAGCGCTATATGTAGATGAAAAAACAGAATTACCAGAATCTGAATGGTATGTTTCAGCCCATGATCAAAAAGTTAAAAAAACCATTGGCAAACAGAATCTGGATTTCATGATCCAAAAGCTAAACGCCAATGCGCAACCATATTATACGCTGGTTGATACTAGTGGCTCTTTATTGAGTGCTCCAAAAGGCTATGATCTAAATGTTGAAAATTTCATTGAATTTTTAGACAATGGTTTAAAGGAATTCGATGCAAGACAAGAAAAGAATATTGCTTCGACAGGGATAATTCAGAATAAGGAGGATTAA
- a CDS encoding DsrE family protein encodes MKTTLKILIILTISFQMKAQEWQTPEIEGYGKIKYFEDAAELPDTSLTYKMIFNIDSEKEKEGVNVGLWRIARTLNILKAGNISNEKIDIVAVLHGEATYAILTDKEYKKRFQTQNPNMGLLRLLKENGVTVLVCGQAMASRNIEKEHLNLYVEMALSALTVLPNYQLKGYALIP; translated from the coding sequence ATGAAAACAACATTAAAGATTTTAATAATTCTTACAATCAGTTTTCAAATGAAAGCACAGGAATGGCAGACTCCTGAAATAGAAGGTTATGGGAAGATCAAGTATTTTGAAGATGCAGCTGAATTACCTGACACTTCCCTAACCTATAAAATGATTTTTAATATTGATAGCGAAAAGGAAAAAGAAGGTGTTAACGTGGGGTTATGGAGAATTGCCCGGACCTTGAATATACTAAAAGCCGGAAATATATCTAATGAAAAGATTGATATTGTGGCTGTTTTACATGGAGAGGCCACTTATGCGATTTTAACTGACAAAGAATATAAAAAGCGTTTTCAAACCCAAAATCCCAATATGGGGTTATTAAGGCTTTTAAAAGAAAACGGAGTGACAGTTTTGGTTTGTGGGCAGGCTATGGCTTCAAGAAATATAGAAAAAGAACACCTCAATTTGTATGTTGAAATGGCTCTTTCAGCTTTAACTGTCTTACCGAACTATCAGTTAAAAGGCTATGCATTGATTCCTTAA
- a CDS encoding bifunctional metallophosphatase/5'-nucleotidase — MKLNVLFINDVHGYIAPHPELFYNETGEVVETAGGYAHIAGFAEQIRKRNPNTLFFDGGDTLHGTKPVVDSEGKALVPILNALKLDALVGHWDFAYGPDRLKELNTQLEFPVLGCNIYSEDGSNFLQPTAMYEKAGLKIGVIGISAMIVDKVMPEKMSKGLKFTSGLDEVSEYVKNLKARGSDIIILLSHNGFPQDVELLKKVEGIDICLSAHTHNRIYKPIEINGTRIVQCGCHGAFIGNFILEIEDKKIKAYDYELVKVDASLPKNTKVDTMVQNLLKPYQEIRELAIGSTTETLHRYNTINSTLDELLLRSIANSTATEIVFSNGWRYGAPIPKGNITENDLYNIAPMNPPVSTVELTGAEIKEMLEENLERTFCCDPIGQMGGYVKRCLGLQVNFRIENPKGHRIQEIYFKSDHINFDKIYKVGFVTTQGVARKYGKNRKRHEQTAVAAMKEYLKKNPVFTPSKVGSFRLV; from the coding sequence ATGAAATTAAATGTTTTATTTATAAACGATGTACATGGTTATATCGCCCCACATCCCGAGCTATTTTATAATGAAACCGGGGAAGTGGTAGAAACTGCCGGAGGTTATGCTCATATTGCAGGATTCGCGGAACAAATTCGTAAAAGAAACCCTAATACATTATTCTTTGATGGGGGAGATACCCTGCACGGAACAAAACCTGTTGTAGATTCTGAGGGCAAAGCTCTTGTACCTATTTTAAATGCGTTAAAGCTTGATGCACTTGTAGGGCATTGGGATTTTGCCTATGGACCTGATCGATTGAAAGAGTTAAATACTCAACTGGAATTTCCGGTATTGGGGTGTAACATATATTCAGAAGATGGGTCAAATTTTTTACAACCCACTGCCATGTATGAAAAGGCAGGTCTTAAAATTGGCGTAATAGGTATTAGCGCTATGATCGTGGATAAAGTGATGCCCGAAAAGATGAGCAAAGGTCTAAAGTTTACCTCCGGTTTGGATGAAGTATCAGAATATGTAAAAAATTTAAAAGCCAGGGGATCTGATATAATAATCTTGCTTTCCCATAATGGGTTTCCGCAGGATGTTGAACTTCTGAAAAAAGTGGAAGGTATAGATATTTGTCTGAGTGCCCATACCCATAATAGAATTTATAAACCTATTGAAATTAATGGTACACGTATAGTACAATGCGGATGCCACGGCGCCTTCATAGGGAATTTTATTCTTGAAATAGAGGATAAAAAGATTAAAGCCTATGATTACGAACTTGTTAAAGTGGATGCTTCCTTACCAAAAAATACCAAAGTAGACACCATGGTTCAAAATCTGCTAAAACCCTATCAAGAGATAAGAGAACTGGCTATTGGTAGTACTACCGAGACATTACATCGCTATAATACCATAAATTCTACTTTGGACGAATTATTGCTTCGATCGATTGCCAATAGTACCGCAACAGAGATTGTCTTTTCGAACGGATGGCGTTACGGTGCACCCATTCCCAAAGGAAATATTACAGAGAACGATTTATATAATATTGCCCCAATGAATCCTCCTGTTTCCACAGTAGAACTTACAGGTGCAGAAATTAAGGAGATGTTGGAAGAAAACCTGGAGCGTACCTTTTGTTGTGATCCCATTGGTCAAATGGGAGGCTATGTGAAACGTTGTTTAGGATTACAAGTAAATTTTCGCATTGAGAATCCTAAAGGTCATCGCATCCAGGAAATATATTTTAAAAGTGACCATATCAATTTTGATAAAATATATAAAGTGGGGTTTGTTACCACGCAAGGGGTTGCTCGTAAATATGGTAAAAATAGAAAAAGACACGAACAAACGGCCGTAGCAGCTATGAAGGAGTATTTGAAGAAAAATCCAGTTTTTACACCCAGCAAAGTTGGAAGTTTTAGGCTGGTTTGA
- a CDS encoding Crp/Fnr family transcriptional regulator — protein sequence MKTDLYEAYSFVFEEELLNEISEIGTFKEIPAGEVILSAEEYVTSIPLLLDGAIKISRVDDDGDELLLYFLERGDTCAVTLTCCLDRSKSDIKAVTEKDTSLIMVPVGKMEEWIVKYKSWRTFVFQSYSLRLKEMLDAIDSVAFLKMDKRLFQYLQDKAKVNQNEILQITHQDIAYDLHTSRVVISRLLKTLEMEGKISLRRNSIVIIDL from the coding sequence ATGAAAACTGATTTATATGAAGCCTATTCCTTTGTGTTCGAAGAGGAATTGCTAAATGAAATATCTGAAATTGGGACCTTTAAGGAAATTCCTGCTGGAGAAGTAATTTTAAGTGCAGAAGAGTACGTTACCTCTATACCTTTATTACTGGATGGAGCTATAAAAATTTCCCGGGTAGATGATGATGGTGACGAGTTATTACTCTATTTCCTTGAAAGAGGAGATACGTGCGCAGTTACACTCACTTGTTGTTTAGATAGAAGTAAAAGTGATATAAAAGCAGTTACCGAGAAGGATACCAGTTTAATTATGGTTCCTGTAGGAAAAATGGAGGAATGGATTGTAAAATATAAATCCTGGCGAACCTTTGTTTTTCAAAGTTACAGCTTACGACTTAAGGAAATGCTGGATGCAATAGATTCAGTAGCATTTCTTAAGATGGATAAAAGATTGTTTCAATATTTGCAGGATAAGGCAAAGGTAAATCAAAATGAAATCCTGCAAATAACACATCAGGACATCGCTTACGATCTTCATACTTCCCGTGTTGTTATTTCCAGATTGCTAAAAACCTTAGAGATGGAAGGTAAAATTTCATTACGCAGAAATAGTATTGTAATAATTGATTTATAA
- a CDS encoding MFS transporter, which translates to MNQKLGLKENWKQFSLLVLINAFVGGMVGLERSIFPQYAQEIFGIESNTAILSFITAFGITKAVTNLMTGRFANRFGRKPLLVFGWLFAIPIPFILMYATSWNWVIFANILLGINQGLTWSSTVVMKIDLVGEKNRGLAMGLNEFSGYLAVGIIAFLSGYVANKYGITPYPFYIGIGISVVGLIMSYLFIKDTRTFVAIEKDSNSTSSLKNVFLDTTFRNRTLSSVTQAGLVNNLNDGMIWGLLPIILLQADYDSKSIGIITAVYPTVWGIGQLFTGRMSDIYSKKGLLFWGMLLQGIAILILPFTEDFIFMVAIAFILGLGTALVYPTFLSAIATATNPTQRAESIGAFRFWRDSGYAIGAILSGIIADLLGVPFAIISIGIITICSAGIIKLRMPEKINSEP; encoded by the coding sequence ATGAACCAAAAACTTGGCTTAAAGGAAAACTGGAAACAGTTTTCCTTACTGGTTTTAATAAATGCTTTTGTTGGAGGAATGGTGGGACTGGAGAGAAGTATCTTCCCCCAATACGCCCAGGAGATTTTTGGTATAGAATCTAATACTGCGATTCTATCTTTTATAACGGCCTTTGGTATTACCAAGGCCGTTACTAATTTAATGACCGGAAGATTTGCCAACAGGTTTGGCAGAAAACCTTTGTTGGTTTTCGGCTGGCTGTTTGCCATTCCTATCCCTTTTATTTTAATGTATGCAACATCCTGGAATTGGGTGATTTTTGCCAATATTCTTTTAGGGATTAACCAGGGTTTAACCTGGAGTAGTACGGTAGTCATGAAAATTGATCTGGTAGGCGAGAAGAACCGTGGATTGGCGATGGGGCTAAACGAGTTCTCGGGTTACCTTGCCGTAGGAATAATTGCGTTTTTATCTGGCTATGTTGCAAATAAGTATGGGATCACACCTTATCCTTTTTATATTGGAATAGGGATCTCTGTGGTGGGTTTAATAATGAGCTATCTTTTTATAAAAGATACCAGGACATTTGTAGCAATAGAAAAGGATAGTAATAGTACTTCTTCTTTAAAAAATGTTTTTTTAGATACTACTTTCCGAAACAGGACTTTAAGCTCTGTTACCCAGGCAGGACTGGTTAATAATTTGAACGACGGAATGATTTGGGGATTGTTACCCATTATTCTTTTGCAGGCAGATTATGATTCGAAATCCATTGGTATCATTACGGCAGTTTACCCTACCGTATGGGGGATAGGTCAATTATTTACCGGTAGGATGTCTGATATTTACTCAAAAAAGGGATTACTTTTCTGGGGAATGTTATTACAGGGGATCGCAATCCTCATTCTGCCATTTACAGAAGATTTTATATTTATGGTGGCTATCGCTTTTATTTTAGGATTAGGTACGGCATTGGTGTATCCAACCTTCTTATCCGCAATCGCCACGGCAACCAATCCTACCCAACGTGCTGAAAGTATTGGTGCTTTTAGATTTTGGCGTGATTCGGGTTATGCCATTGGAGCGATCCTATCAGGAATTATTGCTGACCTACTTGGCGTTCCTTTTGCAATTATTTCAATTGGTATAATAACCATATGTTCGGCAGGAATAATTAAATTAAGAATGCCTGAAAAAATAAATTCAGAACCGTAG
- a CDS encoding YeeE/YedE family protein — protein MELIYEPWPWYISGPLIAATMFVLLYTGKQFGMSSNLRTMCSATGAGKAADFFRFDWKKERWNLMVVLGAVLGGFFASTYLSNNTVEINERLADKLSNEYGIHSAGEAYMPTEIFAMQNLGDPLVLFVLIAGGFLVGFGARYAGGCTSGHAISGLSNLQLPSLIAVIGFFIGGLIMIHLFYPLIF, from the coding sequence ATGGAATTGATCTACGAACCCTGGCCCTGGTATATTTCCGGGCCTTTAATTGCGGCAACGATGTTCGTGTTGCTCTATACGGGAAAACAATTTGGAATGTCTTCTAACCTACGTACCATGTGTTCTGCGACAGGGGCCGGTAAAGCGGCCGATTTCTTTAGGTTTGACTGGAAGAAAGAGAGATGGAACCTTATGGTGGTTTTAGGTGCTGTACTGGGTGGTTTTTTTGCTTCTACATATCTATCCAATAATACGGTAGAAATAAATGAAAGACTGGCAGATAAATTAAGCAATGAATATGGTATCCATAGTGCGGGAGAAGCTTATATGCCTACCGAAATTTTTGCTATGCAGAATCTGGGTGATCCGCTTGTTTTATTTGTATTGATCGCCGGTGGTTTTTTGGTTGGCTTCGGGGCCAGGTACGCGGGTGGTTGTACTTCAGGGCATGCAATATCAGGATTAAGCAACCTGCAACTACCTTCCTTAATTGCCGTAATTGGCTTTTTTATTGGTGGTCTTATAATGATACATTTATTTTACCCATTAATATTTTAA
- a CDS encoding TlpA family protein disulfide reductase codes for MNKKVKKNLLEYGITGTIILTLFLTGLHTEVFGFVQRGVLKTGLMNPDVEAKSNPKEQAKKPKADFNMSLINSKGERVEMEEFRGKVIFFNMWATWCPPCVAEMPGINNMYNDVKGEEVAFIMLSLDNEFQKAIDFNKRKGYDFEVYKLAGNLPQMYASQAIPTTYIIDADGNLALTHQGMGDYDTQEFKEFLDGLK; via the coding sequence ATGAATAAAAAAGTAAAGAAAAATCTTCTCGAATATGGTATTACAGGAACGATTATACTCACCTTATTTTTAACCGGATTACATACCGAAGTTTTTGGTTTTGTACAACGAGGAGTTTTAAAGACGGGATTAATGAATCCAGATGTAGAAGCAAAATCAAATCCGAAAGAACAAGCCAAAAAACCTAAAGCCGATTTCAACATGAGCCTTATCAATTCTAAGGGTGAACGCGTTGAAATGGAAGAATTTCGAGGTAAAGTCATTTTCTTTAATATGTGGGCAACCTGGTGTCCTCCCTGTGTGGCAGAAATGCCGGGAATAAATAATATGTACAATGATGTAAAAGGTGAAGAAGTTGCCTTTATAATGCTTTCTTTAGATAATGAATTTCAAAAAGCTATAGATTTTAATAAGAGGAAAGGTTATGATTTTGAAGTATATAAATTGGCCGGAAACTTGCCTCAAATGTACGCTTCCCAGGCAATCCCCACTACTTATATTATAGATGCAGATGGAAATCTGGCCTTAACTCATCAGGGTATGGGAGATTACGACACTCAGGAATTCAAAGAATTTCTAGACGGTCTCAAATAG
- a CDS encoding c-type cytochrome → MKDFRSLIRSITYFFSSLIALIVVLFIGIFLFDSNPSLFIKSEISSEAWQPKDVDAELASGFMPSDVKYGYQLIAESSKYMGPQAQDPGMRYAGNNLACINCHLKAGTQPGSASWVGVTERFPQFRGRSNSEGTIEDRINGCMQRSMDGEKLPTESREMKSIVAYMKWLGEDLPEEREKEFKGFPKINIPDIAVNLEKGKALFIKECAVCHGEDGQGQRLADSTKGYQYPPLWGPDSYNNGAGMHRVITAAQFIKGNMPFGQATWDNPKLSDEEAYHLAGYINSFERPQKSNLEKDYPDLKLKPVSTPYGPWADTFSSTQHKYGPFPPIMEYYQQEYGLTKNK, encoded by the coding sequence ATGAAAGATTTTAGATCTTTGATAAGGTCCATTACATATTTTTTTAGCTCCTTAATTGCACTCATTGTAGTATTGTTCATTGGTATCTTTTTATTCGATTCCAATCCTTCCTTATTTATTAAAAGTGAGATTTCTTCGGAAGCCTGGCAACCTAAAGATGTTGATGCAGAGTTAGCCTCAGGTTTTATGCCTTCGGATGTAAAATATGGGTATCAGCTTATAGCCGAATCTTCGAAATATATGGGACCTCAGGCACAAGATCCTGGGATGCGTTATGCTGGCAACAACCTTGCTTGTATCAATTGCCACTTAAAGGCAGGTACCCAACCTGGGTCAGCCTCATGGGTAGGTGTTACTGAGCGTTTTCCTCAATTTCGTGGAAGATCCAATAGTGAAGGAACTATTGAAGACAGAATTAATGGCTGTATGCAACGAAGTATGGACGGGGAAAAACTTCCTACAGAATCCCGGGAAATGAAATCTATCGTGGCTTATATGAAATGGTTGGGAGAAGATTTACCAGAAGAAAGGGAAAAAGAATTTAAAGGTTTCCCTAAAATCAACATTCCTGATATTGCGGTTAACCTGGAAAAAGGTAAAGCACTATTTATTAAAGAATGTGCGGTTTGCCATGGGGAGGATGGACAAGGTCAGCGATTGGCAGATTCCACTAAAGGATATCAATACCCTCCTCTTTGGGGCCCAGACAGTTATAATAATGGTGCGGGAATGCACCGGGTAATAACCGCTGCCCAATTTATCAAGGGCAACATGCCTTTTGGCCAGGCTACCTGGGATAATCCTAAATTAAGTGATGAAGAGGCTTACCATCTGGCCGGTTATATCAATAGCTTTGAGCGTCCTCAGAAAAGTAATTTAGAAAAAGATTATCCAGATCTAAAATTAAAGCCAGTTTCAACCCCATATGGACCATGGGCGGATACTTTTTCTTCAACTCAACATAAATATGGCCCATTTCCACCTATTATGGAATATTACCAACAGGAATACGGCTTAACAAAAAATAAATGA